A single Deltaproteobacteria bacterium DNA region contains:
- a CDS encoding extracellular solute-binding protein — protein sequence MRVVALVLFTLLLFPSPARAQTRKPSLNELVSYMGADREQLLYAGAKAQGRLMWYTSLAGGSYKALITAFEAKYPGVKVDVYRAGGSDLFVRMTEEYKAGRYLVDTIETTEGNLMFMRDSRLLQPYNSPLLRAYSDDAKEPAGKGLYYWALARESYIGFAYNKNLLPAAAVPKNFDGLLHPDLKGKMGLPLGGTSGSKIVGAIIKAKGEELVKKLKEQQIKLYNLDAPALVNVIASGEVTASPAIFQSHTWLAASKGAPVEWLPMDLVPNNVGSAAIAVKSPRPHGAVLMADFLLSPDGQKILEKFQYGSATKEQPFKRWRPEHGITTEKYEKEVEHWEKLIKQIGFK from the coding sequence ATGAGAGTTGTCGCACTCGTTCTTTTCACCCTTTTGCTTTTCCCGTCGCCGGCCCGAGCGCAAACGCGCAAGCCAAGTCTAAACGAGCTGGTGAGTTATATGGGCGCGGACCGCGAGCAGTTGCTTTACGCTGGCGCCAAAGCCCAAGGCAGGCTGATGTGGTACACCTCGCTGGCGGGCGGCTCCTACAAAGCGCTCATCACAGCCTTCGAGGCGAAATATCCCGGAGTCAAAGTCGACGTCTATCGCGCTGGCGGCTCCGACTTGTTCGTCCGGATGACCGAAGAGTACAAAGCCGGGCGATATCTTGTCGACACGATCGAAACCACCGAGGGCAACCTCATGTTCATGCGCGACTCGCGGCTACTCCAGCCTTATAATTCGCCGCTGCTCAGGGCCTACTCCGACGATGCTAAGGAGCCGGCGGGAAAAGGGCTCTACTATTGGGCTCTCGCGCGCGAGTCCTACATCGGTTTTGCGTATAACAAAAATCTTCTGCCGGCCGCGGCTGTGCCGAAGAATTTCGATGGTCTTCTGCACCCCGATCTCAAGGGCAAGATGGGCCTGCCATTGGGAGGAACTTCGGGCAGCAAGATCGTCGGCGCAATAATCAAGGCCAAAGGGGAAGAGCTCGTTAAAAAACTCAAAGAGCAGCAAATCAAGCTTTACAATCTTGATGCGCCGGCGCTAGTCAATGTGATTGCCTCCGGCGAAGTCACCGCCTCACCGGCGATTTTTCAGAGCCACACATGGCTCGCGGCGTCGAAAGGCGCGCCGGTGGAATGGCTGCCGATGGATCTCGTGCCCAACAACGTCGGTAGCGCGGCCATCGCGGTCAAATCGCCCCGTCCCCATGGCGCGGTTCTCATGGCTGATTTTCTCCTGAGCCCGGATGGCCAGAAGATCCTGGAAAAATTTCAATACGGAAGTGCAACGAAAGAACAGCCGTTCAAACGCTGGCGGCCGGAGCACGGGATCACCACCGAGAAGTACGAAAAAGAAGTCGAACACTGGGAAAAGCTGATCAAACAAATAGGCTTTAAGTAG
- a CDS encoding VOC family protein → MATTSPVVLERIDHGVLPSNDLGRAFRFWGNFMGGRIGHLTNLNWRGLNREVPMMLFMTVANHPGFGVSLQDVRLSPKPARMMEGVVWGFEVAGDNLSAAYEVADKQNLNPHRVTDYPSSSSPIKESLSVLDPDGNTIELCIMKEPSTIEPQVGLVPLRRISHVRVEVTDLNLARTWYSDTFGLIEGAQVPGEGQITLTVPKSGQLIILHKVVKVADRSTQCYRGPHIDLRSNAETYPGMLKRFNRKEQYWGPDPNLIPWHEPDTNTAYGYDPFDNRIQIGVFAQRPFHTGVIKRFQNQQ, encoded by the coding sequence ATGGCCACCACATCCCCAGTCGTCCTAGAACGCATCGATCACGGTGTGTTGCCGTCCAACGATCTCGGCCGCGCCTTTCGGTTTTGGGGCAATTTTATGGGCGGGCGCATCGGCCACCTGACCAACTTGAACTGGCGCGGCCTGAACCGCGAAGTGCCGATGATGCTGTTCATGACCGTCGCCAACCATCCCGGCTTCGGCGTTTCGCTGCAAGATGTTCGCCTCTCACCCAAGCCGGCGCGCATGATGGAAGGCGTGGTCTGGGGTTTTGAAGTTGCCGGCGACAATCTTTCGGCGGCCTACGAGGTCGCCGACAAACAAAATCTAAATCCGCACCGGGTGACCGACTATCCGTCATCTTCTTCGCCGATCAAAGAATCGCTCTCAGTGCTCGACCCCGACGGCAACACAATCGAGCTTTGCATCATGAAAGAGCCTTCGACCATCGAGCCGCAAGTGGGTTTGGTGCCGCTGCGGCGCATTAGTCATGTGCGCGTCGAGGTTACCGATTTGAATCTCGCGCGCACCTGGTACAGCGACACGTTCGGCCTTATCGAAGGAGCCCAAGTGCCCGGCGAAGGGCAGATCACGCTGACAGTGCCGAAATCGGGCCAGCTGATCATCCTGCACAAAGTGGTGAAGGTCGCCGATCGCAGCACGCAATGCTACCGCGGCCCGCACATCGATCTGCGCTCCAACGCCGAGACCTATCCGGGAATGCTCAAGCGCTTCAACCGCAAGGAGCAGTATTGGGGCCCCGATCCAAACCTGATCCCCTGGCACGAGCCCGACACCAACACCGCCTACGGCTACGACCCGTTCGACAACCGGATCCAGATTGGTGTTTTTGCCCAACGGCCGTTCCATACCGGCGTCATCAAGCGCTTTCAGAATCAGCAATAA